The proteins below come from a single uncultured Carboxylicivirga sp. genomic window:
- the metF gene encoding methylenetetrahydrofolate reductase [NAD(P)H], with the protein MTVAELIKSSKQTAFSFELLPPLKGNNITKVFYTIDQLKEFNPLYINITSHRDEMVYKNTENGLFERRVVRKRPGTVAVAASIQHRYGIKVVPHIICSGFTKSETEYALIDLNFLGINDVLLLRGDNAQRERFFQPNEEGNKYALDLVHQVKELNQGKFLDGTLMDPFETPFSFGVAGYPEKHEEAPNLDSDLNYLKAKVDAGAEYIVTQMFFDNQKYFEFVEKCRAMGINVPIIPGLKPITLMNQLTVLPKIFHVDIPEDFAKEIRKCKNNDEVKQVGVEWTIQQAKELMANNVPVLHFYTMMATNSTRKVAEAIY; encoded by the coding sequence ATGACTGTAGCCGAATTAATTAAGTCATCAAAGCAAACCGCATTTTCGTTTGAGTTATTACCTCCATTGAAGGGTAATAACATTACTAAGGTTTTTTACACCATCGATCAGTTAAAGGAGTTCAACCCTTTGTATATCAACATTACTTCGCATCGCGACGAGATGGTATACAAAAACACAGAGAATGGACTGTTCGAACGTCGTGTGGTTCGCAAGCGTCCGGGAACAGTGGCTGTAGCTGCTTCTATCCAGCATAGATATGGTATAAAAGTGGTGCCACACATTATTTGCAGCGGTTTTACCAAAAGCGAAACCGAATATGCACTTATCGACCTCAACTTTTTAGGCATTAACGATGTGCTTTTACTTCGCGGCGATAATGCACAACGCGAACGTTTTTTTCAACCAAACGAAGAAGGAAACAAGTATGCGCTTGATTTGGTGCACCAGGTAAAAGAGCTGAACCAAGGTAAATTTTTAGATGGTACTTTGATGGATCCGTTTGAAACACCTTTTAGTTTTGGTGTAGCAGGTTATCCTGAAAAACATGAGGAAGCACCTAATCTGGATTCGGATTTAAATTACTTAAAAGCTAAAGTGGATGCCGGTGCTGAATATATTGTAACACAAATGTTTTTTGATAATCAGAAGTATTTCGAGTTTGTTGAAAAATGCAGGGCTATGGGTATTAACGTTCCGATTATTCCGGGATTAAAACCCATTACTTTGATGAACCAGCTTACCGTATTACCTAAGATATTCCATGTGGATATACCAGAAGATTTTGCCAAAGAAATTCGTAAGTGTAAAAACAATGATGAAGTAAAACAAGTAGGAGTTGAATGGACTATACAGCAAGCTAAGGAATTGATGGCAAATAATGTTCCTGTTCTTCATTTTTATACCATGATGGCAACCAACAGTACTCGCAAAGTAGCCGAAGCTATTTACTAA
- a CDS encoding helix-hairpin-helix domain-containing protein produces the protein MRKVLLLMVFMSIALINNAQDIEGLRKTITDMIEQLAEQQESDFDYEEMVNDLINLTRNPINLNNTSKEELEKLFFLNDFQIENILFYQYNNGPIMGIYELQAVEGIDSQTMQRMIPFVTAGEVQEKQRQYTHFRYLGRLQTWAQTPRGYTSEGDSIPPVYSGSKVRWLTKGRVDISDKWIAGFTLEKDPGEVAFPDYPPIADFSSGFVQWNDVNKVIQKVIVGDYRLSFGQGLGMWSDMAFSKSTETAQLRRRAKGLNNYTSVNESSFFRGIASELKYKNWQLTPFFSTKMIDGSVQSDSIIDESYISSIQETGYHRTATETANRHAINETFWGSNLQYKHHLLTIDAGYSNWQIDKDWQPSHHLKNAYRFSGSSLESIWFASSVFLGKINLFGEWTMQNYQDWGIYQGLTYKPGSDIVTSLAYRKYSNGFTAINNQAFAESSVPGGESGIYASFQFKPIAKWTVKAYGDLFEYSWMRYNVYAPSSGFEWFLQLDHQINWQHSFYLRYKSTSKQINSSQSVTLYELADYSKQSIRLYYDVKLNERWVLHTQTEHTFYNGEDNSNGWMVLQDVIYKGEKMGSSLRYTLFDVDDYNSRIYAYEPDVLYAFTIPSYQYAGARVIANMNVKILRGLRFWCRLSHTMYRNKESISSGYQEVQGSRITEVKFQAQYLF, from the coding sequence ATGAGAAAAGTACTTCTACTTATGGTTTTCATGAGTATTGCACTTATCAACAATGCTCAGGATATAGAAGGTTTGCGAAAGACGATTACCGATATGATTGAGCAACTGGCCGAACAGCAGGAATCCGACTTCGATTATGAAGAAATGGTGAACGACCTGATTAATCTTACACGTAATCCCATCAACCTAAATAATACTTCGAAGGAAGAACTGGAAAAGTTGTTTTTCTTGAATGATTTCCAAATTGAAAACATCCTTTTTTATCAATACAATAATGGCCCTATAATGGGTATTTATGAGTTGCAGGCAGTAGAAGGTATCGATTCTCAAACTATGCAGCGAATGATACCTTTTGTAACGGCTGGTGAAGTGCAAGAAAAGCAAAGACAGTACACTCATTTTCGTTATTTGGGTAGATTGCAAACTTGGGCTCAGACTCCACGTGGATATACTTCTGAAGGGGATTCTATTCCACCTGTCTATAGCGGAAGTAAAGTGCGATGGTTAACCAAAGGGAGGGTTGATATTAGTGACAAATGGATTGCCGGATTTACGTTGGAGAAAGATCCGGGCGAAGTGGCCTTCCCTGATTATCCACCAATAGCTGATTTTAGTTCGGGCTTTGTTCAATGGAACGATGTTAACAAGGTTATCCAGAAAGTAATTGTGGGCGATTATCGTTTGTCGTTTGGGCAGGGCTTGGGAATGTGGAGCGATATGGCGTTTTCGAAATCAACCGAAACGGCTCAGTTACGTCGGCGTGCCAAAGGGCTGAATAACTATACCTCGGTTAATGAGTCATCGTTTTTTCGAGGAATTGCTTCTGAACTGAAATATAAAAACTGGCAATTAACCCCTTTTTTCTCAACCAAGATGATTGATGGTTCGGTACAATCCGATTCTATTATTGACGAATCTTATATCAGCTCTATACAGGAGACAGGCTATCATCGTACAGCTACTGAAACAGCCAATCGTCATGCCATTAACGAAACCTTTTGGGGTTCAAACCTCCAATATAAACACCATTTGTTAACTATTGATGCAGGCTATTCGAACTGGCAAATTGATAAAGATTGGCAACCCAGCCATCATCTTAAAAATGCCTATCGCTTTTCGGGTAGCTCATTGGAATCCATTTGGTTCGCCTCTTCAGTTTTTCTGGGTAAGATCAATTTGTTTGGAGAATGGACAATGCAAAATTATCAGGATTGGGGAATATACCAGGGACTAACCTATAAACCCGGGTCTGATATCGTAACCAGCCTTGCGTACCGAAAATATAGTAACGGATTTACAGCTATCAATAATCAGGCCTTTGCCGAATCGTCGGTGCCGGGCGGTGAGTCGGGTATATATGCTTCGTTTCAGTTTAAACCCATTGCCAAATGGACCGTCAAAGCTTATGGCGATTTGTTTGAATACAGCTGGATGCGCTATAATGTGTATGCTCCTTCGAGCGGATTTGAATGGTTTCTGCAACTCGATCATCAAATAAATTGGCAACACTCGTTTTATCTCAGGTATAAAAGCACTTCTAAACAAATCAATTCATCTCAATCGGTAACACTTTATGAACTTGCTGATTATTCGAAACAAAGCATTCGGCTTTATTATGATGTTAAGCTGAACGAACGTTGGGTGTTACACACTCAAACAGAACACACGTTTTATAATGGAGAAGACAATTCAAACGGATGGATGGTGCTGCAAGATGTTATTTACAAAGGTGAAAAGATGGGTTCTTCGCTGCGCTATACCTTGTTTGATGTTGATGATTATAACAGCCGGATTTATGCTTACGAACCCGATGTATTGTACGCCTTTACCATACCCTCGTATCAATATGCCGGAGCGCGGGTAATTGCCAATATGAATGTGAAAATATTAAGAGGTTTACGTTTCTGGTGTCGCTTATCGCATACCATGTATCGAAACAAAGAAAGCATTAGTTCGGGCTATCAGGAAGTACAAGGGAGTCGCATTACCGAAGTGAAGTTTCAGGCTCAATATCTATTTTAA
- a CDS encoding metallophosphoesterase family protein — translation MKAIQIFFLLAVTLSFSCKNERVDEQPNKPDRILLSIQEDPSSQIGITWRTMQVTDQSLVQVAIENSSPDLDAIAKTYTANSYCWNNGDKDVVSHQIKIDDLSPSAVYAYRVGDGQNWSEWNTFETANANCSKFSFVYFGDVQYGFNTVWGRVLRQSLKKCSDPAFFLYAGDLITTAGVDDEWQQFFDAGDWVFRSFPILATPGNHEHFKNNKEYGPLAPHWNANFCFANNGPEGLENTVYYIDYQGVRFISLNTTDMLTPDADITKQIEWFKSVLKNNPNRWTVVTMHHPIHNLKSGRDKNLIRDLLQPVFEEYGVDLILQGHDHAYGRLVDKQQNTSKAVGPAYVVSATGAKMYGFNFEDWADRLATNTQLYQVIDIDGDELVFSAYLVDGELFDQFKLHKHKNGSNTYTTDFPRQVETRMELGKRAKRDMTQKEIDSYEDRIRNFFNKNR, via the coding sequence ATGAAAGCAATACAGATATTTTTTCTACTAGCGGTAACTCTCTCTTTTTCATGTAAGAATGAACGTGTTGATGAGCAGCCCAACAAACCAGATCGTATTCTATTATCCATACAGGAAGATCCATCTTCTCAAATAGGTATTACCTGGCGAACAATGCAAGTAACGGATCAATCGTTGGTTCAGGTGGCAATTGAAAATTCAAGCCCTGATTTAGATGCAATCGCTAAAACTTATACAGCCAATTCCTATTGCTGGAATAATGGAGACAAAGATGTTGTTAGTCATCAAATAAAGATTGATGATTTATCCCCGTCAGCTGTTTATGCCTATCGTGTTGGTGATGGACAAAACTGGAGTGAATGGAATACGTTTGAAACAGCCAATGCTAACTGTTCTAAATTCTCTTTTGTGTATTTTGGCGATGTTCAATATGGTTTCAATACTGTTTGGGGGCGAGTGCTTCGTCAGTCGTTAAAGAAATGTTCTGATCCGGCTTTCTTTCTATATGCCGGCGATTTAATTACTACAGCTGGTGTTGATGACGAATGGCAACAGTTCTTCGATGCCGGTGATTGGGTATTTCGCTCTTTTCCAATATTAGCAACTCCAGGAAACCATGAGCATTTTAAGAATAATAAAGAATATGGCCCCTTGGCTCCTCACTGGAATGCTAATTTCTGCTTTGCTAACAACGGCCCCGAAGGATTGGAAAACACCGTATATTACATCGATTATCAGGGAGTTCGTTTTATATCGTTGAACACAACCGATATGCTAACGCCAGATGCGGATATTACCAAGCAAATCGAATGGTTTAAATCGGTGTTGAAAAATAACCCTAATCGTTGGACTGTCGTAACCATGCATCATCCTATCCATAATCTAAAGTCTGGGCGTGATAAAAATCTTATCCGAGATCTTTTACAGCCTGTTTTTGAGGAATATGGTGTTGATTTAATACTTCAGGGACACGACCATGCTTACGGACGATTGGTTGATAAGCAGCAAAATACTTCCAAAGCAGTTGGGCCTGCATATGTGGTATCGGCCACCGGAGCCAAAATGTATGGTTTTAACTTTGAAGATTGGGCTGATCGTTTGGCTACTAACACGCAACTGTATCAGGTTATTGATATTGATGGCGACGAATTAGTGTTTAGCGCATACTTGGTAGATGGTGAGTTATTCGATCAATTTAAACTGCACAAGCACAAGAATGGTAGTAACACTTACACAACCGACTTTCCTCGTCAGGTAGAAACTCGTATGGAATTAGGCAAAAGAGCCAAACGTGATATGACACAGAAAGAGATTGACTCCTATGAAGATAGGATACGTAATTTCTTTAATAAGAATAGATAA
- a CDS encoding right-handed parallel beta-helix repeat-containing protein, giving the protein MKKKSIFAKALFAVSMLAVPAMFTSCSNNDDDVSKPGNDIDLEEGQPEGSVIIGGTIKDDMTLSGDSTYWLAKNMIISEGVTLTVEAGTKVYVSPYTNPEIVVAGNIYAWGTVAESILFTLSEKHPDYFDYGRYNWGGIIGRDMDDPNQEIGMTYVTVEYAGGPVNENSEAVRNGKLEPGELGYSIFFNNNKGQVYMQNCTVAHSGGDAIYIERGKIALFHNTVAYAGTTEDEAFNFKQGTVGDCGFNLMYSAATNGIKINNSKPIEGDPQTNVNMYNNTMAYCGWRRDGERGGSINIEKNARGLIANNLIVNSKYGTKVDASADAENIRVRNNYYYGVVDAKDEQGGNGYLPHHGILFEDEYFWTAFNGSCNFFDGENLTSDLQDPQFVNFIDATPNVDADAAMELDYKDMDFAIEADSPAATFGADEQSLLSEQVVTSVGGVSIRRPELSKVVGALGTK; this is encoded by the coding sequence ATGAAGAAGAAAAGTATTTTTGCAAAAGCACTTTTTGCTGTTTCAATGTTGGCTGTACCAGCTATGTTTACATCTTGTTCCAACAATGATGATGACGTTTCGAAACCAGGAAACGATATTGATTTGGAAGAAGGACAACCAGAAGGCTCTGTTATTATTGGCGGAACCATCAAAGATGATATGACACTATCTGGCGATAGTACTTACTGGTTGGCAAAAAATATGATCATTAGCGAAGGTGTTACCTTAACAGTTGAGGCAGGTACCAAAGTGTATGTAAGCCCTTATACAAATCCAGAGATTGTAGTAGCTGGTAATATTTATGCATGGGGTACTGTGGCAGAATCAATTTTATTCACTCTTTCTGAGAAACATCCTGATTATTTTGATTATGGTCGTTACAACTGGGGAGGAATTATTGGTCGTGATATGGATGATCCAAACCAGGAAATTGGTATGACATATGTGACTGTTGAGTATGCAGGTGGTCCGGTAAATGAAAACTCTGAAGCCGTGCGTAACGGTAAATTAGAGCCGGGTGAATTAGGTTATTCTATCTTCTTCAATAATAATAAAGGTCAGGTGTATATGCAGAACTGTACCGTTGCTCATTCGGGTGGTGATGCTATCTACATCGAGCGTGGTAAAATAGCTCTATTCCACAATACAGTTGCTTATGCAGGAACAACCGAAGATGAAGCATTCAACTTCAAACAAGGTACAGTAGGTGATTGTGGTTTTAACCTGATGTATTCGGCAGCAACCAATGGCATTAAAATCAACAACTCTAAACCTATTGAAGGCGATCCTCAAACCAACGTAAATATGTACAACAACACAATGGCTTATTGTGGTTGGAGACGCGATGGTGAGCGTGGTGGTTCAATCAATATTGAGAAAAATGCTCGCGGATTGATTGCTAATAATTTAATTGTGAACTCGAAATACGGTACTAAGGTGGATGCAAGTGCTGATGCTGAAAATATTCGGGTACGCAATAACTACTATTATGGTGTTGTGGATGCTAAGGATGAGCAAGGCGGAAACGGTTACCTCCCTCACCATGGGATTCTTTTTGAAGATGAGTATTTCTGGACTGCATTTAATGGTTCATGTAACTTCTTTGATGGTGAAAATCTGACAAGCGATTTACAAGATCCTCAGTTTGTTAATTTTATTGATGCAACACCCAATGTAGATGCTGATGCTGCTATGGAATTGGATTACAAAGATATGGACTTCGCTATTGAAGCAGACTCCCCAGCCGCTACATTTGGTGCCGATGAGCAATCATTGTTATCAGAGCAAGTAGTTACTTCTGTGGGTGGGGTATCAATTAGGCGTCCTGAACTTTCAAAAGTAGTAGGCGCTTTGGGAACAAAATAA
- a CDS encoding TonB-dependent receptor — MNKKLIGLVGACLLTIAVMAENFELKGIVKDKDNEPLIGATVLLVESNQGAMAGFDGSYKIEDIKPGDYTVRVSYIGYQTQAHKLTVKHHHLMNFVLDFDDQIVGEVTVSASHIRNTDASARSTEKLSAKVVNVVSAKTIELSPDLDVANVVKRISGVSLERNNSGDGQYAIVRGMDKRYNYTLVNGVKIPSPDNKNRYVPLDIFPSDLMDRLEVTKALTPDMEGDAVGGVINMVMKDAVDNFGGQFNMSFGGNALFNADNPFMSWDKSGIMNAPPTWEGANRVSDEDFSVAHMKNQYHNFVPNIVAGGSIGDRFFDDKLGVIVAVSYQQTARGSESTWFNTGMLADGSTSLDNMEDRNYSQLQKRSGIHNKLDLRLNQNHKLNWYNAFVYLRNDQVRDVTRTRTWASYDPINGHAGEMSYITRYRSTIQQIYNSSLTGEHNLGSRISADWSAVYSKATNNIPDNLRFSRSGSMTDWVQEPERIAGRSTLRRRWDKNSDQDIAFYGNLLMTPVLDFATSTEFKVGGLVRYKNRTNDFENFNFNAGNKTLIKGEDWNDITDVNWQVENQTGVNYSPNRYDSHENIAATYGQFKFNFNSKLEVVGGVRMEHTDIGYYLPQPTDEIIEQGLEEMSNTYIDVLPSLHLKYMISKNQNLRASYFKSVIRPGFAEFVPIIYNDTEDDWEEKGNPNVERTIGHNFDLRYEFFPSGLDKFMLGGFYKRLNNPIEYTLNRTEGYILPDNYGDATNWGIELDVVKYFRSFGISGNYTYTNSKITTDKAYYAREDPNDPTSDIVIRTTQETRSLQGQASHIGNISLLYKNMQRGLDLQLASVYTGDRIHSLSAFYQNDMWQKGFWQMDFSAEKQFGSLTIYAKLYNLLDNAYEVEIRQPINEEQSHFPKQGEVGDNVLVRQDFYSRQFLIGLKYKF; from the coding sequence ATGAACAAAAAACTTATTGGTTTAGTTGGCGCATGCTTACTAACCATTGCTGTGATGGCAGAAAATTTTGAATTAAAGGGTATTGTTAAAGACAAAGACAACGAGCCCCTTATTGGTGCCACTGTTCTGTTGGTTGAATCAAATCAGGGAGCAATGGCTGGTTTTGATGGTAGTTACAAGATTGAAGACATCAAACCCGGTGATTATACCGTTCGAGTTTCATACATAGGTTATCAAACACAAGCACATAAACTAACGGTAAAACACCACCACCTGATGAATTTTGTACTCGATTTTGATGATCAGATTGTTGGTGAGGTAACCGTTTCAGCTTCTCACATTAGAAATACCGATGCCAGTGCTCGCAGTACAGAAAAATTATCTGCTAAAGTAGTTAATGTTGTGTCGGCCAAAACGATTGAATTAAGTCCCGATTTGGACGTGGCCAACGTGGTTAAGCGTATCTCAGGGGTCAGTTTAGAGCGTAATAATTCGGGTGACGGACAATATGCGATTGTGCGAGGAATGGATAAGCGCTATAACTATACATTGGTTAATGGTGTTAAGATTCCTTCGCCTGATAATAAAAATCGCTATGTACCACTCGATATTTTTCCTTCTGATTTGATGGATCGCCTTGAAGTAACCAAAGCATTAACGCCCGACATGGAAGGAGATGCTGTTGGTGGTGTTATTAATATGGTGATGAAAGATGCGGTGGATAATTTCGGAGGTCAGTTTAACATGTCGTTTGGAGGGAATGCTCTTTTCAATGCCGATAATCCTTTTATGTCGTGGGATAAGTCAGGGATAATGAACGCACCTCCTACCTGGGAGGGGGCCAATCGTGTTTCGGATGAAGATTTTTCCGTAGCACACATGAAGAATCAATACCACAATTTTGTGCCTAATATTGTAGCCGGAGGATCAATCGGAGATCGTTTTTTTGATGATAAATTAGGTGTTATAGTTGCTGTTAGCTACCAGCAGACAGCCCGAGGATCGGAAAGTACCTGGTTTAATACCGGAATGCTGGCTGATGGTAGTACTTCGCTTGATAACATGGAAGACCGTAATTATTCTCAGCTACAGAAACGTTCCGGCATCCACAATAAACTGGATTTAAGACTGAATCAAAACCATAAACTAAATTGGTACAATGCCTTTGTCTATCTAAGAAATGATCAGGTACGAGATGTAACCCGTACAAGAACATGGGCAAGTTACGATCCTATCAACGGGCATGCCGGAGAAATGAGTTACATTACTCGTTATCGTAGTACCATTCAACAGATATATAATAGCTCTTTGACTGGAGAACACAACCTTGGAAGCCGGATTTCGGCAGATTGGTCAGCAGTGTATTCAAAAGCAACCAATAATATACCCGATAACCTTCGGTTTTCACGTTCTGGAAGTATGACTGATTGGGTACAGGAACCAGAAAGGATCGCAGGCAGATCAACATTACGTCGCAGGTGGGATAAAAACAGTGATCAGGATATTGCATTTTATGGTAATCTTCTCATGACACCGGTATTGGATTTTGCTACTTCAACCGAATTTAAAGTGGGTGGTCTGGTTCGATATAAAAATCGTACCAACGACTTTGAGAATTTCAACTTTAATGCTGGTAACAAAACGTTGATTAAAGGAGAAGACTGGAATGATATTACCGATGTTAACTGGCAGGTTGAGAATCAAACCGGGGTTAATTACTCTCCAAACCGATACGATTCGCATGAGAACATTGCTGCGACATATGGTCAGTTTAAGTTCAATTTTAATAGTAAATTGGAAGTTGTTGGCGGAGTGCGTATGGAGCATACAGATATTGGTTATTACCTACCACAACCTACCGATGAAATTATTGAACAGGGACTGGAAGAGATGAGCAACACCTATATTGATGTATTGCCCAGCCTTCACCTGAAGTATATGATCAGTAAAAATCAGAACTTACGAGCCTCTTACTTTAAGTCTGTAATACGTCCTGGCTTTGCCGAATTTGTTCCTATTATTTATAACGATACAGAAGATGATTGGGAGGAAAAAGGAAATCCCAATGTAGAACGTACCATCGGTCATAATTTTGATTTACGTTATGAGTTTTTCCCTTCTGGATTGGATAAGTTTATGTTGGGTGGATTTTATAAGCGCTTGAATAATCCTATTGAATACACATTAAATCGAACCGAAGGATATATTTTGCCCGACAATTATGGTGATGCCACCAACTGGGGGATTGAATTGGATGTGGTTAAGTACTTCCGAAGTTTTGGTATCAGCGGAAACTATACCTACACTAATTCGAAAATCACAACCGATAAAGCCTATTACGCACGTGAAGATCCGAACGATCCAACTTCGGATATTGTAATCCGAACTACTCAGGAAACACGATCGTTGCAAGGGCAGGCATCTCATATCGGCAATATCTCTTTATTGTATAAAAACATGCAACGTGGACTTGATCTGCAGTTAGCTTCAGTTTATACCGGAGATAGAATTCATAGCCTATCAGCATTTTATCAAAACGATATGTGGCAGAAAGGATTTTGGCAAATGGACTTCTCGGCAGAAAAGCAGTTTGGTAGTTTAACAATCTATGCCAAATTATATAATCTGCTCGATAATGCCTATGAGGTAGAGATTCGTCAACCCATTAACGAAGAGCAATCACATTTTCCAAAACAAGGTGAAGTGGGCGATAATGTATTGGTAAGGCAGGACTTTTACAGTCGTCAGTTCTTAATCGGATTAAAGTATAAATTCTAA
- a CDS encoding multidrug effflux MFS transporter, giving the protein MPLKRHSKYFIQSITLLLAMLTAMSPLAIDTYLSSMPIMAEHFGVHINKVEISLTVYFLGFALGNFIGGPLSDSFGRKTLAVTGITLYGIAAVLIPQCNTIEQIWILRAIQAFGGGFASVTAMVFVRDWFEGTQVARLATVIGMIMMFAPLLAPIIGTALGQLIGWHSIFYFLAIFAFILWLLFVVFMPESREQHHITKRITLQQFISKYQTFFQSPKAVLMLFTLAFSISGMFVFITSSSFIYLEYFGLEPKIFPLLFASNVILNVILSFVNNMLLKKYDPHLMLKIGLFLQLVAATIIFITTIDGEARFWPVFSCIVLYIGSLGMVFGNGTAIILNLLPQISGSANATIGVTRFIISFIVGSLPSLFYTGHLQPIGITMFACSVIALGIFLYYSRKTETME; this is encoded by the coding sequence ATGCCATTAAAAAGACATTCAAAATACTTTATACAATCCATCACACTCTTACTAGCGATGTTAACGGCAATGTCGCCATTAGCCATTGACACATATTTATCATCTATGCCAATAATGGCCGAGCACTTTGGCGTACATATTAACAAAGTAGAAATATCGCTAACGGTATATTTCTTAGGCTTTGCTTTGGGTAATTTTATTGGTGGCCCATTATCTGATTCTTTCGGGAGAAAAACATTGGCTGTAACCGGAATTACTTTATACGGTATTGCTGCTGTTCTTATACCTCAGTGTAATACTATCGAACAAATATGGATATTACGTGCTATACAGGCCTTTGGGGGTGGTTTTGCATCTGTAACTGCAATGGTTTTCGTTCGCGATTGGTTCGAAGGTACACAGGTTGCCCGATTAGCAACTGTTATCGGAATGATTATGATGTTTGCGCCGTTATTGGCTCCTATTATTGGAACTGCCTTGGGGCAGTTAATAGGCTGGCATTCCATATTTTATTTCCTAGCTATTTTTGCTTTTATCTTGTGGTTATTATTTGTTGTTTTTATGCCCGAATCCAGAGAACAACATCATATTACTAAAAGAATTACATTACAACAATTCATTAGTAAATACCAAACCTTTTTTCAATCTCCCAAAGCAGTACTAATGTTATTTACACTAGCTTTTTCTATTTCAGGAATGTTTGTATTTATCACTAGTTCATCTTTTATATATCTTGAGTATTTTGGATTAGAACCTAAAATTTTTCCTCTACTATTTGCATCCAATGTTATACTAAATGTCATATTATCTTTCGTTAACAACATGCTCTTAAAAAAGTACGATCCTCATTTGATGCTTAAAATCGGTTTATTTCTACAATTAGTTGCAGCTACTATCATATTTATAACAACTATAGATGGCGAAGCTCGTTTTTGGCCGGTATTCTCATGTATTGTATTATATATAGGAAGTTTGGGAATGGTATTTGGGAATGGCACTGCTATCATACTAAACCTGCTTCCTCAAATAAGCGGATCAGCTAATGCTACCATTGGTGTTACCCGATTTATTATCAGTTTTATTGTTGGCTCATTACCATCGTTATTTTACACCGGTCATTTACAACCTATTGGTATCACTATGTTTGCATGTTCAGTTATTGCTTTAGGTATTTTCTTGTATTATTCAAGAAAAACTGAAACGATGGAATAA
- a CDS encoding nuclear transport factor 2 family protein: MKKLVFYFITVSLIISSQTILSQNMQKEIEDTIEAMIKSSMQKDLNKSMSFWLDSDDFVLITDGHVTNYAQLREMLEQFWANMEKQEVLKNTVQVTPLDKYKALCIWKGTESIKMKDGVAFESNWISTLIMDNKKGGWVIIHAHTSHF, encoded by the coding sequence ATGAAAAAGCTTGTATTTTACTTCATTACCGTATCTCTAATAATTAGTAGTCAAACAATTCTTTCTCAAAATATGCAAAAGGAAATAGAAGACACAATTGAGGCAATGATAAAAAGCTCAATGCAAAAGGATCTGAATAAGTCAATGTCCTTTTGGTTAGATAGCGATGATTTTGTTCTTATCACGGACGGCCATGTAACAAATTACGCGCAGTTAAGAGAAATGCTCGAGCAGTTTTGGGCAAATATGGAAAAACAGGAAGTGCTTAAAAATACGGTTCAGGTAACTCCACTTGACAAATACAAAGCTTTGTGTATTTGGAAGGGAACTGAATCGATAAAAATGAAAGACGGTGTAGCTTTTGAATCCAACTGGATTTCAACTCTTATTATGGATAATAAAAAAGGAGGTTGGGTTATTATTCATGCACACACCAGCCATTTTTAA